The proteins below come from a single Hyphomicrobium denitrificans ATCC 51888 genomic window:
- a CDS encoding cobyric acid synthase: protein MAARALMFLGTGSDVGKSLIVAGLCRLFANRGVRVVPFKPQNMSNNAAVTADGGEIGRAQALQARAARVAVSVHMNPVLLKPQSETGAQIIVQGRMAGSAAARDFQTKKRDLLPAVLESFAHLKANAELVLVEGAGSASEINLRANDIANIGFARAADVPVVLIGDIDRGGVIASLVGTKHVLDSEDAAMIRGFIVNKMRGDASLFADGMTAIARLTDWAPLGLVPYFDEARKLPAEDALGLRDLLKSGSPARNGKLTIAVPMLPRISNFDDLDPLRNEPDVSVEMIERGRAIPANADLILLPGSKSTIDDLAALRAEGWDIDIKAHVRRGGRVLGLCGGYQMLGTSISDPHGIEGLARSVEGLGVLDVETTLGPEKRLANVEGTLRASGAPFSGYEMHVGETTGADLERPFLTFSDGRNDGAISQDGRIAGCYVHGLFSSDAARAAFLSELGVSATGESYEATVDRVLDRLADHLAKHIDFEQLLKLAK, encoded by the coding sequence ATGGCCGCGCGGGCGTTGATGTTTTTGGGGACGGGATCGGATGTCGGCAAATCGCTGATCGTGGCCGGGCTCTGTCGCCTGTTCGCCAATCGCGGCGTGCGCGTCGTGCCGTTCAAGCCGCAGAACATGTCGAACAACGCGGCGGTGACGGCAGACGGCGGCGAGATCGGTCGCGCACAGGCGTTGCAGGCGCGCGCCGCACGCGTCGCGGTTTCCGTACATATGAATCCCGTGCTGCTGAAACCGCAGAGCGAGACGGGCGCACAGATCATCGTGCAGGGACGCATGGCCGGATCGGCGGCTGCGCGTGATTTTCAGACGAAGAAGCGTGATCTGTTGCCGGCCGTGCTGGAAAGTTTCGCGCATCTCAAGGCGAACGCAGAACTCGTACTCGTCGAAGGCGCGGGCAGCGCGTCGGAAATCAATCTGCGCGCCAACGACATCGCCAACATCGGGTTCGCGCGAGCGGCGGATGTTCCGGTCGTGTTGATCGGCGATATCGACCGGGGCGGAGTCATCGCGAGCCTCGTCGGTACGAAGCATGTGCTCGATTCTGAAGACGCGGCGATGATCCGCGGCTTTATCGTGAACAAAATGCGCGGCGACGCTTCGCTGTTCGCGGATGGGATGACGGCGATTGCGCGGCTGACGGATTGGGCTCCGCTTGGGCTCGTTCCCTATTTCGACGAGGCGCGTAAGCTTCCGGCCGAGGACGCGCTCGGGCTGCGCGATCTGTTGAAGTCAGGTTCGCCCGCGCGCAACGGAAAGCTGACGATTGCCGTGCCGATGCTGCCGCGCATCTCGAACTTCGACGATCTCGATCCGCTCAGAAACGAGCCGGATGTCAGCGTTGAGATGATCGAACGCGGTCGCGCCATTCCGGCGAATGCCGATCTCATTCTGCTGCCGGGCTCGAAATCGACGATCGACGATCTGGCGGCGCTACGTGCGGAAGGCTGGGACATTGATATCAAAGCGCACGTTCGGCGCGGTGGACGCGTGCTTGGGCTGTGCGGCGGCTATCAGATGCTCGGCACGTCGATTTCCGATCCGCACGGCATTGAAGGCCTAGCGCGTAGCGTCGAGGGGCTTGGAGTGCTCGATGTCGAGACGACGCTTGGGCCGGAGAAACGACTGGCGAACGTCGAAGGCACGCTCCGCGCAAGTGGGGCTCCGTTCTCGGGCTATGAGATGCACGTCGGCGAGACGACCGGCGCCGATCTCGAGCGCCCGTTCCTGACGTTTTCGGACGGGCGAAACGATGGCGCGATCTCGCAAGACGGACGCATTGCTGGTTGCTACGTCCACGGGCTGTTTTCATCGGATGCGGCGCGGGCTGCGTTTCTTTCGGAGCTTGGCGTGAGTGCGACGGGCGAAAGCTACGAGGCGACCGTCGATCGGGTTCTCGACCGTCTTGCGGATCATCTCGCGAAGCACATCGATTTCGAACAGCTTCTCAAGCTTGCAAAATAA
- the cbiB gene encoding adenosylcobinamide-phosphate synthase CbiB, producing MSLATTLIILVAALGVEALFGYPQRLYKLIGHPVTWIGALISKLDRDLNRDDESRAARKASGVLALIVLVAIPAGLAWIVQITLASTWLGNIALVLIASTMLASRSLYDHVRDVAQALRNEGLDAGRTMVGRIVGRNPETLDEHGVARAAIESLAENASDGITAPVVWFALLGLPGLAAYKAINTADSMIGHRTPRHEAFGWAAARLDDLVNLPASRLTGFLFALAARFIPNGSMDNAFRAMRRDAHRHRSPNAGWPESAMAGALGLKLNGPKTYGATHVEDAYMGDGRREATADDIERALRLAGVAWALMIAGLSGIVLILQA from the coding sequence ATGTCGCTCGCGACGACATTGATTATTCTTGTCGCCGCGCTCGGAGTCGAAGCGCTGTTCGGCTATCCGCAGCGACTTTATAAGCTCATTGGACATCCGGTCACCTGGATCGGCGCACTGATTTCAAAACTCGACCGCGACCTCAATCGCGACGATGAAAGCCGAGCCGCGCGCAAGGCATCCGGCGTGCTTGCGCTGATCGTCCTCGTTGCGATCCCTGCCGGTCTCGCGTGGATCGTTCAAATCACGTTGGCTTCGACGTGGCTCGGAAATATCGCGCTTGTCCTGATTGCCTCGACGATGCTCGCGAGCCGCAGCCTCTACGACCACGTTCGCGATGTCGCGCAGGCTCTGCGCAACGAAGGGCTCGACGCCGGGCGCACGATGGTCGGCCGTATCGTCGGACGTAATCCCGAAACGCTGGACGAGCACGGCGTCGCGCGCGCTGCGATCGAAAGTCTTGCCGAGAACGCTTCCGACGGCATCACCGCGCCTGTTGTCTGGTTCGCGCTGCTCGGATTACCCGGCCTTGCCGCTTATAAGGCGATCAACACGGCAGACAGCATGATCGGCCACCGCACGCCGCGTCACGAGGCATTCGGCTGGGCGGCGGCGCGCCTCGATGATCTCGTCAATCTGCCCGCGTCGCGCTTGACCGGATTTCTGTTCGCGCTGGCGGCGCGGTTCATCCCGAATGGCTCGATGGACAACGCGTTCCGTGCCATGCGTCGCGACGCGCATCGCCATCGCTCGCCGAACGCAGGTTGGCCGGAAAGCGCGATGGCGGGCGCCCTCGGTCTCAAGCTCAACGGCCCGAAGACTTACGGCGCAACGCACGTCGAAGATGCCTATATGGGCGACGGACGGCGCGAGGCGACGGCGGACGACATCGAGCGTGCATTGCGCCTCGCGGGCGTCGCGTGGGCGCTGATGATCGCAGGTCTTTCAGGGATCGTACTTATTTTGCAAGCTTGA
- the cobA gene encoding uroporphyrinogen-III C-methyltransferase, with protein sequence MASRDSENSFDGQAAPISLTQLIRWRRDVRRFKSDPVPDALIDRLLRLADLSPSVGNSQPWRIVNIKDSAVRAAVVENFESQRRKSAEAYSDERANLYNKLKLAGFDAAPVHLAVFCDHDAAQGHGLGRQTMPETLESSCACMVTTLWLAAREAGLGMGWVSIVDPAIISAMLGAPAHWKFIGYLLLGWPEEEHLDPELERLGWQPRTPFETRYSELGSSASAVGASESGQRAKMGTVTLVGAGPGDPDLLTVKALRALQSADAVLFDDLVAKPILACVRPGAQLIDVGKRGYRKSCKQPDINAEIIRLAREGLSVVRLKSGDPLIFGRAGEEISACQEAGVPISVVAGVTSAQGAAAGLKVALTHRDYARRLQFITAHDRRGHLPADIDWASVADVAATTVVYMPKRTLSELTEAAISHGLDPNTPAIAVANATRPDEQVFLSSVGKIAAELDAAHPDGPVLVMIGEALRHATTADAKEASTLASAIGGLPIAS encoded by the coding sequence ATGGCATCTCGCGATTCTGAAAATTCATTTGACGGCCAGGCCGCTCCGATCTCGCTGACGCAATTGATACGCTGGAGGCGCGACGTGCGCCGGTTCAAGTCGGACCCAGTGCCTGACGCGCTGATCGATCGGCTGCTGCGTCTCGCCGATCTATCGCCCTCCGTCGGCAACAGCCAGCCGTGGCGCATCGTGAATATCAAAGACAGCGCGGTGCGCGCCGCGGTCGTCGAAAACTTCGAATCGCAGCGTCGCAAATCGGCTGAGGCGTACAGCGATGAACGAGCCAATCTGTACAACAAATTGAAGCTCGCGGGTTTCGACGCGGCTCCGGTCCATCTCGCGGTCTTTTGCGATCATGATGCTGCGCAAGGCCACGGCCTCGGCCGTCAGACGATGCCTGAAACGCTCGAAAGCTCGTGCGCGTGCATGGTCACGACACTCTGGCTCGCGGCGCGCGAGGCTGGGCTCGGCATGGGCTGGGTGTCGATTGTCGATCCAGCGATAATCTCGGCGATGCTCGGCGCTCCGGCGCACTGGAAATTCATCGGCTACCTGCTTCTCGGCTGGCCCGAGGAAGAGCACCTCGATCCGGAGCTTGAGCGCCTCGGATGGCAACCGCGCACGCCATTTGAAACGAGATATTCGGAACTGGGGTCGTCGGCGAGCGCTGTCGGCGCGAGCGAGTCCGGTCAGCGGGCGAAGATGGGAACCGTCACCCTCGTCGGCGCAGGCCCGGGCGATCCTGACCTGCTGACCGTCAAAGCCTTGCGCGCATTGCAATCGGCCGACGCTGTTCTCTTCGATGATCTCGTCGCGAAGCCCATCCTTGCGTGCGTGCGCCCCGGCGCGCAGCTGATCGACGTCGGCAAGCGCGGCTATCGCAAATCCTGCAAGCAACCCGACATCAACGCCGAAATCATCCGCTTGGCGCGCGAGGGCTTGAGCGTCGTGCGGCTGAAATCCGGCGATCCTCTGATCTTCGGCCGGGCAGGGGAAGAAATATCCGCGTGCCAGGAAGCCGGCGTTCCCATTTCCGTCGTTGCGGGCGTGACCTCGGCGCAGGGCGCCGCAGCCGGTCTGAAGGTCGCGCTGACACATCGCGATTATGCCCGCCGCTTGCAGTTCATCACCGCGCATGACCGGCGCGGCCATCTGCCCGCCGACATCGATTGGGCATCCGTTGCGGACGTTGCAGCAACGACGGTCGTCTATATGCCGAAGCGCACCCTCAGCGAATTGACCGAGGCTGCGATCTCGCACGGCCTCGATCCTAACACGCCCGCCATTGCCGTCGCGAATGCCACGCGCCCCGATGAGCAAGTCTTTCTCTCCTCCGTTGGAAAGATCGCGGCGGAGCTTGACGCCGCGCATCCGGACGGCCCCGTCTTGGTCATGATCGGCGAAGCTCTGCGCCATGCGACGACGGCCGACGCCAAGGAGGCGAGCACGCTTGCATCCGCTATCGGCGGCCTGCCGATCGCCAGCTGA
- a CDS encoding rhodanese-related sulfurtransferase — MIDQAARTTVAAFYKFVDIDDPAALQRELRAFCVECDVKGTILIAPEGINATISGPDADIAAVITRLRSDARFATLGVKYSYAAAHPFKRFKVKVKREIVTFGVPGLRPSTLTGHLVEPKDWNALISDPDVVVIDTRNDYEFGIGTFEGARNPRTRSFSAFREYISSELDSTPDKKIAMFCTGGIRCEKASSYLLAQGFTDVHQLSGGILKYLQEIPADESLWRGECFVFDERVALEHGVHRGHHELCARCGSPRRAGDAQCDDHLCAACNGAIQSA; from the coding sequence ATGATTGATCAAGCAGCGCGCACGACGGTCGCCGCGTTTTACAAATTCGTCGATATCGATGACCCCGCAGCCCTGCAGCGCGAGCTTCGCGCATTCTGCGTGGAGTGCGACGTCAAGGGAACGATCCTCATCGCGCCTGAAGGCATCAACGCCACGATTTCTGGACCCGACGCCGACATCGCGGCCGTTATCACCAGACTTCGATCAGACGCTCGTTTCGCGACTCTCGGCGTCAAATATTCTTACGCGGCCGCGCATCCGTTCAAGCGCTTCAAGGTAAAGGTCAAACGAGAGATCGTCACCTTCGGCGTTCCCGGTCTGCGTCCGTCGACGTTGACCGGTCACCTCGTCGAACCGAAAGATTGGAACGCGCTGATCTCCGACCCTGATGTGGTCGTCATCGACACGCGCAACGATTACGAATTCGGCATCGGAACGTTCGAAGGCGCACGCAATCCACGCACGCGCTCGTTCAGCGCATTCCGCGAGTACATATCGTCCGAACTCGACAGCACGCCGGACAAGAAAATCGCGATGTTCTGCACTGGTGGCATCCGTTGCGAGAAGGCAAGCTCGTATCTCCTCGCGCAAGGGTTCACCGACGTTCATCAACTGAGCGGCGGCATTCTCAAGTACCTCCAGGAAATCCCTGCTGACGAAAGCCTATGGCGCGGCGAGTGTTTCGTCTTCGACGAACGCGTCGCGCTGGAGCACGGCGTCCATCGGGGCCATCACGAACTCTGCGCCCGGTGTGGAAGCCCGCGCCGCGCCGGAGACGCGCAGTGCGACGACCACCTCTGCGCCGCCTGCAACGGAGCCATTCAATCGGCGTGA
- a CDS encoding acyltransferase family protein, whose product MRDGHLGYRPELDGLRAVAVVSVFLCHLGMKPFSGGYVGVDVFFVLSGFLITQIIAADLRAGRFSLANFYERRIRRIVPALVFVCAFSTVAAVAVLLPSELKAYAASLLAAALSVSNVWFSSMTGYFDPAAATQPLLHTWSLGVEEQFYVAFPLLLSFAYRFGRKGVSLFVCGAFVISLAMSIALTPDNNRSAYFLIHTRAWELLLGSVIALGLIPAPARTWQRESASTIGLFAIAVAVICFGEKTPFPGYAALLPCLGAALIIWAGGTTIVARGLSFAPIVFVGLISYSLYLWHWPLIVFAKLLLVQPFTPTQQLTLIAVATALSILTWRFVETPFRRRAGAMSSRKAVFAGGGLSLGALAASAAMLVSVQGMPKRFPEEILSIAAGAQDASARRTDCHFDGTLAGDFDKSCVLGAPVAPATIVYGDSHGAELAVALGALAELRNESVRELTASGCPPALDFTYPGKGECPAYNAKTIEHLVALAPTTIVVAANAVAWTQEYSVDFTRGLEAALRAMSSAGHRVILFGQVPPHPNQLPVPATLARQAMLGTKPETYAFRPDMKALRTLDATLAGIATAAGATYISLLPALCNENECKAAIDGAVLYFDDNHLTVAGEKLIAAKLLAPVLWPGETAAQSIESGKPGTLP is encoded by the coding sequence GTGAGGGACGGACATCTCGGATATCGACCCGAACTCGACGGTCTGAGGGCCGTCGCGGTCGTCTCCGTGTTTCTCTGCCACCTCGGCATGAAGCCATTCTCCGGCGGTTACGTCGGCGTCGACGTGTTCTTCGTGCTCTCCGGATTTCTGATCACCCAGATCATTGCCGCCGATCTGCGCGCGGGCAGGTTCAGCCTCGCGAACTTTTACGAGCGGCGCATCCGTCGGATCGTCCCGGCTCTGGTCTTTGTCTGCGCCTTTTCGACGGTCGCCGCCGTCGCCGTTCTGCTACCGAGTGAATTGAAGGCGTATGCCGCGAGCCTCCTGGCGGCGGCACTCTCGGTGAGCAACGTCTGGTTCTCGAGCATGACCGGGTATTTCGACCCGGCCGCCGCGACGCAGCCGCTACTGCACACGTGGAGCCTCGGCGTCGAAGAGCAGTTCTATGTTGCGTTTCCGCTTCTGCTCTCGTTCGCTTATCGGTTCGGACGGAAAGGCGTATCACTTTTCGTCTGCGGCGCATTCGTGATCTCGCTCGCCATGAGTATTGCGCTGACACCTGATAATAACCGCTCCGCGTATTTCCTGATCCACACCCGCGCTTGGGAACTGCTGCTGGGCAGTGTCATCGCGCTCGGGCTTATTCCCGCTCCGGCGCGGACGTGGCAGCGGGAAAGCGCAAGCACCATCGGACTGTTCGCTATTGCCGTGGCCGTTATCTGCTTCGGTGAGAAGACCCCGTTCCCAGGATATGCCGCCTTGCTGCCATGCCTCGGCGCAGCGCTGATCATTTGGGCGGGCGGCACCACGATCGTCGCGCGCGGCTTGAGCTTTGCGCCGATCGTGTTCGTCGGTCTGATTTCCTACAGCCTGTACCTCTGGCACTGGCCGCTGATCGTCTTCGCGAAGCTGCTGCTCGTGCAGCCGTTCACGCCAACTCAGCAACTGACTTTGATCGCGGTGGCAACCGCACTTTCGATCCTGACGTGGCGCTTCGTCGAAACGCCGTTCCGCCGCCGTGCAGGCGCGATGTCGAGCAGGAAAGCGGTATTCGCGGGCGGCGGATTGAGTCTCGGAGCGCTGGCGGCGTCGGCGGCGATGCTCGTGAGCGTACAGGGAATGCCAAAGCGTTTCCCGGAAGAAATTCTGAGCATCGCGGCGGGAGCCCAGGACGCCAGCGCCCGGCGCACCGACTGCCATTTCGACGGCACGCTCGCCGGCGACTTCGACAAATCCTGTGTTCTCGGAGCGCCCGTCGCGCCGGCCACCATCGTCTATGGCGACAGCCACGGCGCCGAGTTGGCCGTCGCGCTGGGCGCGCTCGCAGAACTCAGGAATGAGAGCGTCCGCGAATTGACCGCATCAGGCTGTCCGCCCGCGCTCGATTTTACATACCCTGGCAAAGGCGAATGCCCCGCGTATAACGCGAAAACGATCGAGCATCTGGTTGCGCTTGCGCCGACGACGATCGTTGTGGCGGCAAACGCGGTCGCGTGGACGCAGGAGTATTCGGTCGACTTCACGCGAGGTCTGGAAGCGGCGCTCCGGGCGATGTCGTCTGCTGGCCACCGCGTCATTCTGTTTGGTCAGGTGCCGCCGCACCCGAACCAGCTACCCGTCCCGGCCACGCTCGCGCGACAAGCCATGCTCGGAACAAAGCCCGAGACATATGCTTTTCGCCCCGACATGAAGGCCTTGCGGACACTCGACGCCACCCTTGCCGGGATCGCGACGGCCGCCGGCGCGACCTATATTTCCTTGCTTCCGGCGCTCTGCAATGAGAACGAATGCAAGGCGGCGATCGATGGTGCGGTCCTCTATTTCGATGATAACCACTTGACCGTCGCCGGTGAGAAGCTGATAGCGGCGAAACTCCTCGCTCCGGTCTTATGGCCTGGCGAAACGGCGGCCCAGTCAATCGAAAGCGGGAAGCCTGGCACCCTGCCATGA
- a CDS encoding DNA gyrase inhibitor YacG, whose translation MCPSSEPASKPVRCPICRKPAAEAYRPFCSKRCADIDLAKWLGGAYAVPGREEDEGDGDRPRGGDMGPGSEEE comes from the coding sequence ATGTGTCCGTCTTCCGAACCTGCCAGCAAGCCCGTGCGCTGCCCGATCTGCCGTAAACCGGCGGCCGAAGCCTATCGCCCCTTCTGCTCGAAACGGTGCGCCGACATCGATCTCGCCAAATGGCTCGGCGGTGCCTACGCGGTGCCTGGCCGCGAAGAGGACGAGGGCGACGGCGATCGGCCCCGGGGTGGAGACATGGGGCCTGGGAGCGAAGAAGAATAA
- a CDS encoding Maf family nucleotide pyrophosphatase, producing MMSSLKSALLPGFARSDAPSRETLRRSMARERASSKAEIERPRLVLASASPRRVTLLAQIGVTPDALRPASIDESARRGEMPRALVTRLAKAKAEVARNQIANDPDLADSYVLAADTVVAMGRKILMKPAHVEEAMASLQLLSGRTHKVQTCVCLITPDDRVRTKIVDTRVRFRYISRAELESYIASREWRGKAGGYAIQGLAGCFVQRLIGSYTNVVGLPLTEVVALLNSEKFPIQYNWLRYAEVDRA from the coding sequence ATGATGTCTTCGCTGAAATCCGCCCTTCTTCCCGGCTTCGCCCGTTCCGACGCTCCGAGCCGGGAAACGTTGCGGCGATCGATGGCGCGCGAACGGGCGTCCTCGAAGGCTGAGATCGAGCGGCCAAGGCTCGTTCTCGCCAGTGCCAGCCCCCGCCGGGTCACGCTTCTCGCGCAGATCGGGGTAACGCCGGACGCGCTCCGTCCCGCATCGATCGACGAAAGCGCACGCCGTGGAGAAATGCCTCGCGCGCTTGTCACCCGCCTGGCAAAAGCCAAAGCCGAAGTCGCGCGCAATCAGATCGCCAACGACCCCGACCTCGCCGATTCCTATGTGCTCGCCGCCGATACGGTCGTCGCCATGGGCCGCAAGATTCTGATGAAGCCTGCGCACGTCGAAGAGGCGATGGCGTCGCTACAACTCTTGTCGGGTCGCACGCATAAGGTGCAGACGTGCGTCTGCCTCATCACGCCGGACGACCGTGTTCGCACGAAGATCGTCGATACCCGCGTCCGCTTCCGTTACATCAGCCGCGCGGAACTGGAATCCTATATCGCCTCGCGCGAGTGGCGCGGCAAAGCCGGTGGGTACGCCATTCAGGGCCTCGCCGGCTGTTTCGTGCAGCGCCTGATCGGGTCTTATACCAACGTCGTCGGGCTGCCGCTGACCGAGGTCGTCGCCCTGCTCAATTCGGAGAAGTTTCCGATCCAGTACAATTGGCTGCGATACGCCGAAGTCGATCGCGCCTGA
- a CDS encoding Crp/Fnr family transcriptional regulator — protein MALKPDTAGLLARTPLFAGLDEASRKAVAGELREASYEPGQVIFSRGDAGSDLHIVSKGRIRLSVLTSDGRELSFAHVETPSIFGELAIFDGRSRSADATAVNKVETLLLSKSAFLRLLESHPSVGEAAVRFLAGRLRDADEQLEAIALHPIEARLARFFLASVRQKDPAGKSEKVTLALPISQSELALLVGASRPKVNAALQLLESEGAIERRGQQVICDIAALSGIGRLDDKD, from the coding sequence ATGGCTCTGAAACCCGACACAGCCGGCCTTCTTGCTCGAACCCCGCTGTTCGCTGGGCTGGACGAAGCGAGCCGCAAGGCCGTTGCGGGCGAATTGCGTGAAGCGTCCTACGAGCCTGGGCAAGTCATTTTCTCGCGCGGCGATGCGGGCTCAGATCTTCACATCGTGAGCAAAGGGCGCATCCGGCTTTCAGTTCTGACATCGGACGGCCGCGAGCTTTCCTTCGCACATGTGGAGACTCCGTCGATTTTCGGCGAGCTTGCAATTTTTGACGGACGTTCGCGTTCGGCCGATGCAACGGCTGTGAACAAAGTCGAGACGCTGCTGCTTTCAAAGTCGGCGTTTCTTCGCCTGCTCGAGTCGCATCCGTCGGTCGGCGAGGCGGCTGTACGTTTTCTCGCCGGCAGGCTGCGCGACGCGGACGAGCAGCTCGAAGCCATCGCGCTGCACCCGATCGAGGCGCGGTTGGCGCGGTTCTTCCTGGCGTCCGTCCGGCAAAAAGACCCTGCCGGGAAATCCGAGAAAGTGACGCTGGCTCTGCCGATTTCGCAAAGCGAGTTGGCGCTTCTGGTCGGCGCGAGCCGTCCCAAAGTCAACGCCGCGCTGCAGCTTCTCGAGTCGGAAGGGGCCATCGAGCGGCGGGGACAGCAAGTCATCTGCGATATTGCGGCTTTGAGCGGCATCGGCCGTCTTGACGACAAAGACTAG
- a CDS encoding adenylate/guanylate cyclase domain-containing protein, translating to MTIADRDNQRRGQRGEPRSWLQGCVVLLKQIVRPVKAMFGAIACIGIKDYPPDTQRRLKIVNVFSFLVVVTTFIYAIQLWMSGDETMMPVVFINLALAVILSFVPLMHRFNEMAGGLLLVVAEFSALIGFTSYFGRLGGAPLQYVVAAAAPFVIFEARRFWLVFVIVVSALVLHLIAWFQFPMEAARLHADQKVIDSLYVQGAITTFGLIAACVYYAFGLVETAKAETETVLRNILPDAIVERLKMAPGQTIADGFTEASVLFADISGFVRLARGLGPEKTVALLNRLVTAFDELAQQHGVEKIKTIGDAYMVASGVPVPRPDHAQALAAMALDLVATVRTIAADENIDLNVRIGIAAGPMTAGIIGKNKFSYDVWGDPVNMASRLEQSSEVGRITICPTCYAALKESFILRPRGLIDIKGVGEQEAWFLDGRREPSLTLPV from the coding sequence ATGACGATCGCCGATCGAGACAATCAACGACGCGGGCAACGAGGCGAGCCACGCAGCTGGCTGCAAGGCTGCGTCGTCTTGCTCAAGCAAATCGTACGCCCGGTCAAAGCGATGTTCGGTGCGATCGCGTGCATCGGGATCAAGGACTATCCCCCCGACACGCAGCGGCGGCTGAAGATCGTCAACGTGTTCTCGTTTCTCGTCGTCGTCACGACCTTCATCTATGCGATCCAGCTTTGGATGTCGGGCGACGAAACGATGATGCCCGTCGTCTTCATCAATCTCGCCCTCGCCGTCATTCTGTCGTTCGTGCCGCTGATGCACAGGTTCAACGAGATGGCGGGCGGGCTGCTGCTGGTTGTGGCTGAATTTTCCGCGCTCATCGGGTTTACGTCCTACTTCGGACGATTGGGCGGCGCGCCGCTGCAGTACGTCGTGGCGGCAGCGGCGCCTTTCGTGATTTTCGAAGCGCGGCGGTTCTGGCTCGTCTTCGTCATCGTGGTGTCGGCGCTTGTGCTGCATCTCATCGCCTGGTTCCAGTTTCCGATGGAAGCCGCGCGGCTGCACGCCGATCAGAAGGTCATCGATTCCCTTTACGTGCAGGGTGCGATCACGACGTTCGGGCTGATCGCGGCGTGCGTCTATTATGCGTTCGGCCTCGTCGAGACGGCCAAGGCGGAAACCGAAACGGTCCTGCGAAACATCCTTCCCGACGCCATTGTCGAACGCCTCAAGATGGCTCCGGGGCAGACGATCGCAGACGGATTTACCGAAGCTTCCGTTCTGTTCGCGGATATCAGCGGGTTCGTGCGATTGGCGCGGGGGCTCGGCCCTGAAAAAACCGTTGCGCTGTTGAACCGCCTCGTCACCGCCTTCGACGAACTGGCGCAGCAGCACGGCGTCGAAAAGATCAAGACGATCGGCGACGCGTACATGGTTGCCTCGGGCGTGCCCGTCCCGCGCCCTGATCATGCGCAAGCGTTGGCCGCGATGGCGCTGGATCTCGTCGCAACCGTGCGCACGATCGCGGCGGATGAAAACATCGATCTCAACGTCCGGATCGGCATTGCCGCCGGTCCGATGACGGCGGGCATCATCGGCAAGAACAAGTTCAGCTACGACGTTTGGGGCGATCCGGTGAACATGGCGAGCCGTCTCGAGCAATCGAGCGAAGTCGGGCGCATCACGATTTGCCCGACGTGCTACGCCGCTCTCAAAGAGAGCTTCATTCTTCGGCCGCGCGGGCTGATCGACATCAAAGGCGTGGGGGAACAGGAAGCGTGGTTTCTCGACGGCCGGCGCGAGCCGAGCCTAACCCTTCCAGTGTAG
- a CDS encoding UPF0262 family protein — protein sequence MDQTVSITGGRDRLAEITLDTKSLGRANVNAEHEREVAIFDILDGNTFRVEDVDDGPYKLHLSIVDDRLQMNVAAASSEQNFEHAIALTPLKRIMKDYFMVCESYYEAVKTAPPARIQAIDVSRRGLHDEGSVLLRDKLLPKIIVDDDTARRLFTLVCSLHWKG from the coding sequence ATGGATCAAACCGTGAGCATTACCGGGGGTCGTGATCGTTTAGCGGAAATTACGCTCGACACGAAGTCGCTCGGCCGTGCGAACGTGAATGCCGAGCATGAGCGCGAAGTCGCTATTTTCGATATCCTGGACGGTAATACGTTCCGCGTCGAAGACGTGGACGACGGCCCCTACAAGCTGCATCTGTCGATCGTCGACGACCGCCTTCAAATGAACGTCGCCGCGGCGAGCAGCGAGCAGAATTTCGAGCACGCGATCGCGTTGACGCCGCTGAAGCGCATCATGAAGGATTACTTCATGGTCTGCGAATCCTACTACGAAGCCGTCAAAACCGCGCCGCCCGCGCGCATCCAGGCCATCGACGTCAGCCGCCGCGGTCTGCACGACGAAGGCAGCGTCCTGCTGCGCGATAAACTTCTGCCCAAGATCATCGTCGACGACGACACCGCCCGCAGGCTGTTTACGCTCGTCTGCTCGCTACACTGGAAGGGTTAG